The proteins below are encoded in one region of Lactuca sativa cultivar Salinas chromosome 3, Lsat_Salinas_v11, whole genome shotgun sequence:
- the LOC111877845 gene encoding uncharacterized protein LOC111877845 yields MILERSVGSNKEWSEKLNDALWAFRTAFKTPIGTTPYRLDFGKNCHFPVKIEHKVYWALKTCNFELAKLRTNRLMQMNVLAEFRNEAYTSSLIYKDKTKKWNDSRLRGRKEFQEGKKVLLFNSRMKFFPGKLQT; encoded by the coding sequence ATGATTCTTGAACGATCGGTCGGAAGCAACAAGGAGTGGTCAGAAAAACTAAATGATGCGTTGTGGGCATTTCGAACCGCCTttaaaacacctattggtactacacctTATAGGTTAGACTTTGGTAAGAATTGTCATTTTCCGGTTAAAATTGAACACAAGGTGTATTGGGCTTTGAAGACTTGTAATTTTGAGTTAGCCAAATTACGAACCAATCGTCTAATGCAAATGAATGTCCTAGCAGAATTTCGAAATGAAGCTTATACAAGCTCATTGATCTACAAAGATAAAACCAAGAAATGGAATGATTCTAGGTTGAGAGGACGTAAGGAATTtcaagaagggaaaaaggttctCCTTTTCAATTCAAGAATGAAGTTTTTTCCCGGGAAATTACAGACATGA